In a single window of the Deinococcus aerophilus genome:
- a CDS encoding acyl-CoA dehydrogenase family protein, translating to MILSPNVSGFTPQQQTVVDRAAQAIRQHARACEEAQDVTPAAAAALRDSGYTRLTLPQERGGLGASLEQFARAQLILGQADASLALVLAMHGHVTGAAFQGQTLPEPLLRALAEAGVRGELLNALASEPELGSPSRGGLPQTTAAPDGTGFEAGGWRITGRKTWCTGARALNHALVTATAPDGQVGRYWVDLSGPGVRIESTWQDALALRGSGSHDVVFTDAPATLHAPPAPGHPASAAWFWTAIAATYLGVGFAALSAVTAYARERTPTALGAPIATLPRVQENVGRMAAGLEAARTLLLEASARWDADPAAGALPLIGAAKARATGAAVEASDLASRTAGGAALTSALPLEKLLRDARAGLTHPPTEDTAHTALGRQLLEENGH from the coding sequence GTGATTCTGTCTCCGAATGTCTCCGGCTTCACGCCCCAGCAGCAGACCGTGGTGGACCGCGCGGCGCAGGCGATCCGGCAGCATGCCCGGGCCTGTGAGGAGGCCCAGGACGTGACGCCCGCCGCCGCCGCCGCCCTGAGGGACAGCGGGTACACCCGCCTGACCCTGCCCCAGGAGCGTGGCGGCCTGGGCGCGTCTCTGGAGCAGTTTGCGCGGGCCCAGCTGATCCTGGGGCAGGCGGACGCCAGTCTCGCGCTGGTGCTGGCGATGCACGGTCACGTGACCGGAGCGGCCTTTCAGGGGCAGACCCTGCCCGAGCCGTTGCTGCGGGCGCTGGCAGAGGCTGGGGTGCGTGGAGAACTGCTCAACGCCCTGGCCAGCGAGCCGGAACTGGGCAGCCCGTCGCGGGGCGGTCTGCCGCAGACCACCGCCGCGCCGGACGGCACCGGGTTCGAGGCGGGAGGCTGGAGAATCACGGGCCGCAAGACGTGGTGTACCGGGGCGCGGGCGCTGAACCACGCCCTGGTGACCGCCACCGCGCCGGACGGACAGGTGGGCCGCTACTGGGTGGATCTGAGTGGCCCGGGCGTCCGCATTGAGTCCACCTGGCAGGACGCACTGGCCCTGCGCGGCAGCGGCAGCCACGACGTGGTATTCACGGACGCGCCCGCCACGCTGCACGCCCCGCCCGCCCCCGGCCATCCGGCCAGCGCCGCGTGGTTCTGGACCGCCATCGCCGCCACCTACCTGGGGGTGGGCTTCGCGGCCCTGAGCGCCGTGACGGCCTACGCCCGCGAGCGCACGCCGACCGCACTGGGAGCGCCCATCGCCACCCTGCCGCGTGTGCAGGAGAACGTGGGGCGCATGGCCGCCGGGCTGGAAGCGGCGCGCACCCTGCTGCTGGAGGCGAGCGCCCGCTGGGACGCCGACCCGGCTGCCGGGGCCCTGCCCCTGATCGGCGCGGCCAAGGCGCGGGCGACCGGCGCGGCGGTGGAGGCCAGCGACCTCGCGTCCCGGACGGCGGGCGGGGCCGCCCTGACGTCAGCGTTGCCCCTGGAAAAACTGCTGCGCGACGCCCGTGCCGGGCTGACCCACCCCCCCACCGAGGACACGGCCCACACGGCGCTGGGTCGGCAATTGCTGGAAGAAAACGGGCACTGA
- a CDS encoding App1 family protein: MNPVKTVFKALLPVLERGLLAADRAVSGYVQPRRARGKLILQPYVGWGTPQGVELMGRVLLPRTLHPARRGDPRWRNFSNSMRRLLSREVGGVRVHGVLADLEASAVSNADGYFTLNFASPSPLPGGWHEVVLSMEGKAGHTRAQAQVVAGARFGIISDLDDTVIQSDVTSLPRMIGTALTGNARTRSPFPGVGELYRALTRNGEARNPIFYVSSSPWNFFDLLWQFLDYRRIPLGPLFLRNWGEGLMAGHGGHKHGIIEALFTRFPDLKFVLIGDSGEQDPVIYSEIVHRHAGRVLAVYIRDLTGAARNDDVLKLREELRRAGVDLVLAADSLNAASHAMAMGLITPGEYRSVLTSVTNSYRR, from the coding sequence GTGAATCCGGTCAAGACGGTCTTCAAGGCGTTGCTGCCCGTGCTGGAACGCGGGCTGCTCGCGGCAGACCGGGCGGTCAGCGGTTACGTGCAGCCGCGGCGGGCGCGGGGCAAGCTGATCTTGCAGCCCTACGTGGGCTGGGGCACCCCGCAGGGCGTTGAACTGATGGGGCGGGTGTTGCTGCCACGCACCCTGCACCCCGCACGGCGCGGGGATCCCCGCTGGCGCAACTTCAGCAACAGCATGCGCCGGCTACTGTCGCGCGAGGTCGGTGGCGTGCGGGTTCATGGCGTGCTGGCCGATCTGGAGGCCAGCGCCGTGAGCAACGCGGACGGGTATTTCACCCTGAACTTTGCCTCCCCCTCCCCGCTGCCCGGCGGCTGGCACGAGGTGGTGCTGAGCATGGAGGGTAAGGCGGGGCACACCCGCGCCCAGGCCCAGGTGGTGGCCGGGGCCCGTTTCGGCATCATCAGCGATCTGGACGACACCGTGATCCAGTCGGACGTGACCAGCCTGCCGCGCATGATCGGCACGGCCCTGACCGGCAACGCGCGCACCCGCTCGCCGTTTCCCGGCGTGGGAGAGCTGTACCGGGCCCTGACCCGCAACGGCGAGGCCCGCAACCCGATCTTCTACGTATCCAGCAGTCCGTGGAACTTCTTTGACCTGCTGTGGCAGTTTCTGGATTACCGCCGCATTCCGCTGGGCCCGCTGTTCCTGCGCAACTGGGGTGAGGGACTGATGGCCGGCCACGGCGGCCACAAGCACGGCATCATCGAGGCGCTGTTCACGCGCTTTCCCGACCTGAAGTTTGTCCTGATCGGCGACAGCGGTGAACAGGACCCGGTCATCTACTCCGAGATCGTTCACCGCCATGCGGGCCGGGTGCTGGCGGTCTACATCCGTGACCTGACCGGCGCGGCCCGCAACGACGACGTGCTGAAGCTACGCGAGGAACTGCGCCGCGCCGGGGTGGATCTGGTGCTGGCCGCCGACAGCCTGAACGCCGCGAGCCACGCGATGGCGATGGGCCTGATCACTCCCGGCGAGTACCGCAGCGTGCTGACCAGCGTGACGAACAGCTACCGGCGCTGA
- a CDS encoding SDR family NAD(P)-dependent oxidoreductase has protein sequence MISVSPCAPRRVVVLTGASSGIGLATAHELSARGYALVLAARRADSLTALAHELDPSGSRVLAVPTDVTDAGSRRALIEAAHAHFGRVDVLVNNAGVTVEQGWWWDDPDPLRVIRVNLEAPIELVHLVLPEMRSRGSGHIVNIGSVAGRVATNGMYSASKYGLRGFSLGLRRELLGSGVEVSLVAPGFVKSEMTARARLPMPGPEVVARAVAGVLEHPRREVTVPGLYRAVAALDLLLPGLADVLVRRVIIARRYGHARGD, from the coding sequence ATGATCTCTGTTTCCCCCTGCGCCCCACGCCGCGTGGTGGTCCTGACCGGGGCCTCCAGCGGCATCGGGCTCGCCACGGCGCACGAACTCTCGGCCCGCGGGTACGCGCTGGTGCTGGCGGCCCGCCGCGCCGACAGCCTGACGGCCCTGGCCCATGAACTCGATCCCAGCGGCTCGCGCGTGCTGGCCGTTCCCACCGACGTGACCGACGCCGGGTCCCGGAGAGCCCTGATCGAGGCCGCCCACGCGCATTTCGGGCGCGTTGACGTGCTCGTCAACAACGCCGGGGTCACGGTGGAACAGGGCTGGTGGTGGGACGACCCCGATCCGCTGCGCGTGATTCGCGTGAATCTGGAAGCGCCCATCGAACTGGTCCATCTGGTGCTGCCGGAGATGCGCTCGCGCGGCAGCGGGCACATCGTCAACATCGGCTCGGTGGCGGGGCGGGTGGCGACCAACGGCATGTACAGCGCGAGCAAGTATGGCCTGCGCGGATTTTCCCTGGGGCTGCGGCGCGAACTGCTCGGCAGCGGCGTGGAGGTCAGTCTGGTCGCTCCCGGTTTCGTGAAGAGCGAGATGACCGCCCGCGCCCGCCTGCCCATGCCGGGACCGGAGGTGGTGGCCCGTGCGGTGGCCGGGGTGCTGGAGCACCCCCGCCGCGAGGTGACCGTGCCGGGCCTGTACCGCGCCGTGGCCGCGCTGGACCTTCTGTTGCCCGGGTTGGCCGATGTGCTGGTGCGGCGGGTGATCATCGCGCGGCGCTACGGACATGCCCGCGGGGACTGA
- a CDS encoding S8 family serine peptidase, whose protein sequence is MTRRALSLLTLPLLCAAALTVEGSAVKPGDIPALPPGQAAPVPAPATPPPAAPTPLPEIAPAPPTPAQPTPPLLPRTPAPARPGLSQPPAAPAAYRPRDPLYPRQWDMAAIGAPEAWAQLPGGPARAAPVTVAVIDTGYVNSPELTGRVTNGYDFVSDPARAGDGDGRDADASGLGPFAYHAETIANIIAAAHDGRGMAGLNPAARIVQVRVAGVDGLIDPHDLADGLRWAAGLSVPGVPANPRPAKILNLSLFADFIPLTGCDARIQKAVDDVTARGALVIAGAANDGADSRGYSPAGCRNVLTVTSVTREGTRPGYANWGRAVSLAAPGGEADHGVVVSSLSGPGGERTPNGTSFAAPHASGVASLLLSVRPKLSPAALSSTLTRSATPFPAGRCDPDPARTCGSGTLNAGAALRATLASAAGK, encoded by the coding sequence GTGACGCGCCGAGCCCTGTCCCTGCTGACCCTGCCCCTGCTGTGTGCCGCCGCGCTGACCGTAGAAGGCAGCGCGGTGAAGCCGGGCGATATCCCGGCCCTGCCGCCAGGCCAGGCGGCCCCTGTACCCGCCCCGGCCACGCCCCCCCCGGCGGCCCCCACCCCGCTGCCGGAAATCGCTCCGGCCCCGCCGACGCCCGCCCAGCCCACGCCCCCGCTGCTGCCCCGGACGCCTGCGCCCGCCCGGCCGGGTCTGTCTCAGCCGCCTGCGGCCCCGGCCGCCTACCGGCCCCGCGATCCGCTGTATCCCCGGCAGTGGGACATGGCGGCCATCGGCGCCCCGGAGGCGTGGGCCCAGCTGCCGGGCGGCCCCGCCCGCGCCGCGCCGGTCACCGTGGCGGTGATCGATACCGGCTACGTGAACTCGCCCGAGCTGACGGGCCGCGTGACCAACGGCTACGACTTCGTGAGTGACCCCGCGCGGGCCGGGGACGGCGACGGCCGCGACGCGGACGCCTCGGGCCTGGGCCCCTTCGCCTATCACGCCGAGACGATCGCCAACATCATCGCCGCCGCGCACGACGGCCGGGGCATGGCCGGCCTCAATCCGGCGGCGCGCATCGTGCAGGTGCGGGTCGCGGGGGTCGACGGCCTGATTGATCCCCACGATCTCGCCGATGGCCTGCGCTGGGCGGCAGGCCTGAGCGTGCCCGGAGTGCCCGCCAATCCCCGTCCGGCGAAGATCCTGAACCTGAGTCTGTTTGCCGACTTCATTCCACTGACCGGCTGCGACGCCCGCATCCAGAAGGCCGTGGACGACGTGACGGCCCGGGGCGCACTGGTGATCGCCGGGGCGGCCAACGACGGCGCGGACTCGCGCGGCTACTCGCCCGCCGGATGCCGGAACGTCCTGACCGTCACCAGCGTGACCCGGGAAGGAACGCGGCCCGGGTATGCCAACTGGGGCCGGGCCGTGTCCCTGGCCGCGCCGGGCGGGGAGGCCGATCACGGCGTGGTGGTCAGCAGCCTCAGCGGGCCGGGCGGGGAGCGCACACCCAACGGCACCAGCTTCGCCGCGCCGCACGCCAGCGGGGTGGCCAGCCTGCTGCTCAGCGTGCGCCCCAAGCTCTCTCCCGCCGCGCTGAGCAGCACGCTGACCCGCAGCGCCACGCCGTTTCCGGCCGGCCGCTGCGACCCCGATCCGGCCCGTACCTGCGGCAGCGGAACGCTGAACGCCGGGGCGGCCCTGCGTGCCACGCTGGCGTCGGCGGCCGGCAAGTAG
- a CDS encoding citrate synthase yields MKPPPLPSPESDGGPLPRLLSTAQATALLGVKPATLYAYVSRGLVRSEPGPPGTRERRYHAEDVRALVARQGARRDPAGAVHDAVQTAVGGALEWGAPVLPSALTHIADGSLSYRGQDAVVLAETATVEEVAALLWTGEAGGWAALPLRARLHLGRTFSQRGPDRIGAAEAFAHALAHAGAQDVGALDRRSAALPARAARVLSLLYATLERYEGVPAAPDLPLHARLARAWGVPRDAGLLRRALVLLADHELNVSTFAARVTASSGAGLHHATLAALCALQGPRHGLAALSAHDLLSAALRAGARTALRDAERRHVGPPGFGHRLYPDGDPRARALLAALNAAHPAASAVQAAGEVQRVIRAETGEHPNIDLALGALTLTLGRGADDSLTLFALARASGWLAHSLETLREGTLIRPRARYVGL; encoded by the coding sequence GTGAAACCCCCTCCCCTGCCCTCCCCGGAATCAGACGGCGGCCCGCTCCCCCGGCTGCTGAGTACCGCACAGGCGACGGCCCTGCTGGGGGTCAAGCCGGCCACGCTGTACGCGTATGTCTCCCGCGGTCTGGTCCGCAGCGAGCCGGGACCGCCGGGCACCCGTGAACGGCGCTACCACGCCGAGGACGTGCGCGCTCTGGTGGCCCGGCAGGGCGCGCGGCGAGATCCGGCAGGCGCGGTTCACGACGCCGTGCAGACCGCCGTGGGCGGCGCGCTGGAATGGGGCGCCCCGGTCCTTCCCAGCGCCCTGACCCACATTGCGGACGGCTCCCTGAGCTACCGGGGCCAGGACGCCGTGGTCCTGGCAGAGACGGCGACCGTTGAGGAGGTTGCCGCGCTGCTGTGGACCGGCGAGGCCGGGGGCTGGGCCGCGTTGCCGCTGCGGGCCCGGCTGCACCTGGGGCGCACCTTTTCGCAGCGCGGCCCGGACCGCATCGGCGCGGCCGAGGCCTTCGCGCACGCGCTGGCCCACGCCGGAGCGCAGGACGTGGGCGCGCTGGACCGCCGCAGCGCGGCGCTGCCCGCCCGCGCCGCCCGCGTATTGAGCCTGCTGTACGCCACGCTGGAGCGGTATGAGGGCGTGCCGGCGGCCCCCGATCTGCCGCTGCATGCCCGGCTCGCCCGCGCCTGGGGCGTGCCCCGCGACGCTGGGCTGCTGCGACGCGCCCTGGTGCTGCTCGCCGACCATGAACTGAATGTCAGTACCTTTGCCGCCCGGGTGACCGCGAGCAGCGGCGCGGGCCTGCACCACGCCACCCTGGCGGCCCTGTGCGCCCTGCAGGGGCCGCGGCATGGACTGGCGGCCCTCAGCGCCCACGATCTGCTGAGCGCCGCCCTGCGCGCCGGGGCCCGGACCGCACTGCGGGACGCGGAGCGCCGCCACGTTGGCCCGCCCGGCTTCGGCCACCGCCTGTACCCGGACGGTGATCCGCGCGCGCGCGCCCTGCTCGCGGCCCTGAACGCGGCGCATCCCGCGGCCTCCGCCGTGCAGGCCGCCGGCGAGGTGCAGCGGGTGATCCGGGCCGAGACCGGCGAGCACCCCAACATTGACCTTGCCCTGGGCGCACTGACCCTGACCCTGGGGCGCGGGGCCGACGACTCACTGACCCTGTTCGCCCTGGCCCGCGCCAGCGGGTGGCTGGCCCACAGCTTAGAAACGCTCCGAGAGGGCACCCTGATCCGGCCCCGGGCGCGCTACGTGGGCCTGTAG
- a CDS encoding malate dehydrogenase, producing MTNKAPVRVAVTGAAGQIGYSLLFRIASGDMLGKDQPVILQLLEVTPALKALQGVVMELRDCAFPLLADIVTSDDPMVAFKDADYALLVGAMPRKAGMERGDLLSANGGIFKPQGEALNKVASRGVKVLVVGNPANTNALIAQQNAPDLNPGQFTAMVRLDHNRAISQLAEKTGQPVDAIQNITIWGNHSSTQYPDLSAATVNGQPALDTVDREWYEGTYIPTVAKRGAAIIEARGASSAASAASAAIDHMRDWALGTPEGQWVSMGIPSDGSYGVPEGLIYGFPVKCSGGQYEIVQGLDVSDFSRGKMDATAQELQEERDEVRKLGLVK from the coding sequence ATGACGAACAAAGCACCCGTCCGCGTCGCTGTTACCGGCGCCGCTGGTCAGATCGGTTACAGCCTGCTGTTCCGTATCGCGTCCGGCGACATGCTGGGCAAGGATCAGCCTGTCATTCTGCAACTGCTGGAAGTCACTCCGGCCCTCAAGGCCCTGCAGGGCGTGGTCATGGAGCTGCGCGACTGTGCGTTCCCCCTGCTCGCCGACATCGTGACCAGCGACGACCCGATGGTCGCCTTCAAGGACGCCGACTACGCGCTGCTCGTCGGCGCGATGCCGCGTAAGGCGGGCATGGAGCGCGGCGACCTGCTCTCGGCCAACGGCGGCATCTTCAAGCCCCAGGGCGAGGCGCTGAACAAGGTGGCCAGCCGGGGCGTGAAGGTGCTCGTGGTGGGCAACCCCGCCAACACCAACGCCCTGATCGCCCAGCAGAACGCTCCCGACCTGAACCCCGGTCAATTCACGGCCATGGTCCGTCTGGACCACAACCGCGCCATCTCGCAGCTGGCCGAGAAGACCGGTCAGCCGGTGGACGCCATCCAGAACATCACCATCTGGGGAAACCACTCCTCGACCCAGTACCCGGACCTCAGCGCGGCCACCGTGAACGGCCAGCCGGCCCTGGACACAGTGGACCGCGAGTGGTACGAGGGAACCTACATCCCCACCGTTGCCAAACGCGGCGCCGCCATCATCGAGGCGCGCGGAGCGAGTAGCGCGGCGAGTGCGGCGAGCGCGGCCATTGACCACATGCGCGACTGGGCGCTGGGCACCCCCGAGGGCCAGTGGGTCAGCATGGGCATTCCCAGTGACGGCAGCTACGGGGTTCCCGAGGGCCTGATCTACGGCTTCCCGGTCAAGTGCAGCGGCGGGCAGTACGAGATCGTGCAGGGCCTGGACGTCTCCGACTTCAGCCGGGGCAAGATGGACGCCACCGCCCAGGAACTGCAGGAAGAACGCGACGAGGTCCGCAAACTCGGCCTGGTCAAGTAA
- a CDS encoding enoyl-CoA hydratase/isomerase family protein codes for MNLQQLTAPGAYPGLHLTAHDGGILEVVIRAEKTLNSVNADAHRALTQVWRDIDAAAGVRCVLIRGEGRGFSSGGDFSLIEEMSSDFTALARVWREARDLVYNVINCGKPIVSAIHGPCVGAGLAVALLSDVSVAARTARILDGHVRLGVAAGDHAAIIWPLLCGLNKAKYHLMTGEPVSGEEAERIGLVSLCVPDEELLDRAWKVARTLAAGSPTAVRWTKYALNNWLRAMGPTFDASLALEFLGFTGPDVREGLSSLREKREPRFQEDAPI; via the coding sequence ATGAACCTGCAGCAGCTCACCGCCCCCGGCGCCTACCCCGGCCTGCACCTGACCGCACACGACGGCGGCATTCTGGAAGTCGTGATCCGCGCCGAGAAGACCCTGAACAGCGTCAATGCGGACGCCCACCGCGCCCTGACCCAGGTGTGGCGCGACATTGACGCCGCCGCGGGCGTGCGCTGCGTTCTGATTCGCGGCGAGGGCCGCGGGTTCTCGTCGGGGGGCGACTTTTCGCTGATTGAGGAGATGAGCAGTGATTTCACCGCCCTGGCCCGCGTGTGGCGCGAGGCCCGCGACCTCGTGTACAACGTCATCAACTGCGGCAAGCCCATCGTGAGCGCCATTCACGGCCCGTGTGTGGGAGCGGGGCTGGCGGTGGCGCTGCTCTCGGATGTGAGCGTCGCGGCCAGGACCGCGCGCATTCTGGACGGCCACGTGCGGCTGGGCGTGGCGGCGGGCGACCACGCCGCGATCATCTGGCCGCTGCTGTGCGGGCTGAACAAGGCCAAGTACCACCTGATGACCGGCGAGCCTGTTTCCGGGGAGGAGGCCGAGCGCATCGGTCTGGTCAGCCTGTGTGTTCCCGACGAGGAACTTCTGGACCGGGCGTGGAAGGTGGCCCGCACCCTGGCGGCGGGCAGCCCCACGGCGGTGCGCTGGACCAAGTACGCCCTGAACAACTGGCTGCGTGCCATGGGCCCGACCTTTGACGCGAGCCTGGCGCTGGAATTCCTGGGATTTACCGGCCCCGACGTGCGTGAGGGCCTGAGCAGCCTGCGCGAGAAACGCGAGCCCAGGTTTCAGGAAGACGCGCCGATCTGA
- a CDS encoding MFS transporter gives MKGVGGAAGLTVSTHAPSPLVFAALGTLVFLNVYAPQSLLPVLATEFQAGAAGVGFVVGATTLAMALASPLVGVLADALGRRSTVIWAFALLALPAVLAAFAPTLAALNAARFAQGLLIPGVMVALNALIAEEVPAAGRARALTMYVTGTVLGGFLGRFLAGLVAVRWGWHAAFWLLAATSLAGFGLARRALPAEREFLPQRDLRSVLAGLGAHLRNARLLATCAVGFLILFTLVGTFNTLTLRLAAPPYALNTAQTGLVFAVYLLGVVITPVAGPLLAARGPRFALLSAVGASILGLLLTLAEPLGVVIAGVAAGACGVFLAQSAALSAVQREVTRARSLASGLYHLAYYGGAAAASVVAGHTFEAGGWPAVVALVVGSMVLAGVVGGLGWRR, from the coding sequence TTGAAGGGTGTCGGTGGGGCCGCCGGACTGACGGTCAGCACGCACGCGCCGTCCCCGCTGGTGTTCGCGGCGCTGGGAACGCTGGTTTTCCTGAACGTGTACGCGCCGCAGAGCCTGTTGCCGGTGCTGGCCACCGAATTCCAGGCCGGAGCGGCCGGCGTGGGTTTTGTGGTGGGGGCGACCACGCTGGCCATGGCGCTGGCCTCGCCGCTGGTCGGCGTGCTCGCCGACGCGCTGGGGCGGCGCAGCACGGTCATCTGGGCTTTTGCGCTGCTTGCGCTGCCCGCCGTGCTGGCAGCCTTTGCCCCCACCCTCGCGGCGCTGAACGCTGCCCGCTTTGCCCAGGGCCTGCTGATTCCCGGCGTGATGGTGGCGCTGAACGCCCTGATTGCCGAGGAGGTGCCGGCCGCCGGCCGCGCCCGCGCCCTGACCATGTACGTGACCGGAACGGTGCTCGGCGGGTTCCTGGGCCGGTTCCTGGCCGGACTGGTCGCGGTGCGCTGGGGTTGGCACGCCGCCTTCTGGCTGCTCGCAGCGACCTCGCTGGCGGGGTTCGGGCTGGCCCGGCGCGCGTTGCCGGCAGAGCGCGAGTTCCTGCCGCAGCGCGACCTGCGCTCGGTCCTGGCCGGGCTGGGCGCCCACCTGCGCAATGCGCGGCTGCTCGCCACCTGCGCGGTGGGCTTTCTGATCCTGTTCACGCTGGTCGGTACCTTCAACACGCTGACGCTGCGTCTGGCGGCCCCGCCCTATGCCCTGAATACCGCCCAGACCGGTCTGGTGTTTGCGGTGTACCTGCTGGGGGTGGTGATCACGCCGGTGGCGGGGCCGCTGCTCGCCGCACGGGGACCGCGGTTCGCGCTGCTCAGTGCGGTGGGGGCCAGCATCCTGGGTCTGTTGCTGACGCTGGCCGAACCGCTGGGAGTAGTGATCGCCGGGGTCGCCGCCGGGGCCTGCGGGGTGTTCCTGGCGCAGTCCGCCGCCCTGAGCGCCGTGCAGCGCGAGGTCACGCGGGCACGCAGCCTGGCCTCGGGGCTGTACCACCTGGCGTATTACGGTGGAGCCGCCGCCGCCAGCGTCGTGGCAGGCCACACTTTCGAGGCCGGAGGCTGGCCGGCGGTCGTCGCGCTGGTGGTGGGCAGCATGGTTCTGGCCGGGGTGGTCGGCGGTCTGGGCTGGCGCCGCTGA
- a CDS encoding histidine phosphatase family protein yields MSAAPLTLTLVRHGATDWNAEGRWQGWTDTPLGTLGQTQARQLARRLAGHRFDAAYASDLSRALRTAEIILPSVVVTRDARLRELNFGQYEGATRETIQNDPRYAAWQMDPWTLPAPGGESLLTVADRLQAWAEELPGGQVVAVSHGAAIRALLCALFGWPATPQPGYVLPFAYRLAHTGLTRLSRREGRWTLHTYNDHAHLDGGD; encoded by the coding sequence GTGAGCGCCGCGCCGCTGACGCTGACGCTGGTGCGCCACGGCGCCACCGACTGGAACGCAGAGGGCCGCTGGCAGGGCTGGACCGACACGCCGCTGGGCACGCTGGGACAGACCCAGGCCCGGCAGCTGGCCCGCCGGCTGGCCGGCCACCGCTTTGACGCCGCGTATGCCAGCGACCTGAGCCGCGCGCTGCGTACCGCCGAGATCATCCTGCCCAGTGTTGTGGTGACGAGAGACGCGCGGCTGCGCGAACTGAATTTCGGCCAGTACGAGGGAGCGACCCGTGAAACGATCCAGAACGATCCCCGGTACGCCGCGTGGCAGATGGACCCCTGGACCCTTCCGGCCCCCGGCGGCGAGAGTTTGCTGACGGTCGCCGACCGCCTGCAGGCCTGGGCGGAAGAACTGCCGGGCGGGCAGGTCGTTGCCGTCTCGCACGGGGCCGCCATCCGGGCGCTGCTGTGCGCGCTGTTTGGCTGGCCGGCCACGCCCCAGCCGGGATATGTGCTGCCCTTTGCGTACCGGCTGGCCCACACCGGACTGACCCGGCTGTCGCGCCGGGAAGGCCGCTGGACGCTGCATACCTACAACGACCACGCCCATCTCGACGGCGGTGACTGA
- a CDS encoding acyl-CoA thioesterase gives MLELVFPKDTNYLGTAFGGWVLSLMDKAASVAAVRHGGANVVTARMDGVDFRVPIRVGDAVALDAQVVKVGRSSMTVRVDVYRETMATGQQELATTGFFVFVALDEEGKPRTVAPLPEGQDTRSADPDPDARP, from the coding sequence ATGCTGGAGCTGGTGTTTCCCAAGGACACCAATTATCTGGGAACGGCTTTTGGGGGCTGGGTGCTCTCCCTGATGGACAAGGCCGCCAGCGTGGCGGCGGTGCGGCACGGCGGGGCCAATGTGGTCACGGCCCGCATGGACGGAGTGGATTTCCGGGTGCCGATCCGGGTGGGCGACGCGGTGGCGCTGGACGCGCAGGTGGTCAAGGTGGGCCGCAGCAGCATGACCGTGCGGGTCGACGTGTACCGCGAGACGATGGCGACCGGGCAGCAGGAGCTCGCGACCACCGGCTTTTTTGTGTTCGTGGCGCTGGACGAGGAGGGCAAGCCCCGCACGGTTGCTCCGCTGCCCGAGGGTCAGGACACCCGCAGCGCCGATCCGGACCCCGACGCCCGGCCGTGA
- a CDS encoding ABC transporter substrate-binding protein: MKQRLLFPALFAALAGSAFADKVVNIGYSGPLSGGAAFYGKDVQSGIEMGINDINKAGGVTVNGEKVTFKLVSLDDRYLPNETATNVKRLTSQDINVIFVPHAGGILTVQPMTTRDPEFLLVAYSSEPKILEAKNPMTFMLPPRYDNYLQPFVSTQMKAFGKKLGMVGTTSAYGKQWAEAVTGEWKKQGGTVGSNNGVDYGTTVDYSSAVTKALAEKPDVLFVGGPSQPTALVIKAAREQGFKGGFIVMDQAKFEQMDQVVPISYLDGSVGVLPTKEFAGTQVFVNQYQRAYKKIPTSEAALNYMGINVLAKAMELAGTTEDPVKIRAKLDAAAKALPQSKTIYKMKGVSEGGHADAEFIIASVKNGKYTKLRVDKVYK, encoded by the coding sequence ATGAAGCAAAGACTTCTTTTTCCTGCCCTATTCGCAGCTCTGGCCGGCTCAGCCTTCGCCGACAAGGTCGTGAACATCGGCTACAGCGGCCCCCTGTCGGGCGGCGCCGCTTTTTACGGCAAGGATGTCCAGAGCGGCATTGAGATGGGCATCAACGATATCAACAAGGCGGGCGGCGTTACCGTGAACGGCGAGAAGGTGACCTTCAAACTGGTCAGCCTGGACGACCGTTATCTGCCCAACGAAACGGCCACCAACGTCAAGAGGTTGACCAGTCAGGACATCAACGTGATCTTCGTGCCGCACGCCGGGGGCATCCTGACCGTGCAGCCCATGACCACGCGCGACCCCGAATTCCTGCTGGTGGCCTACTCCTCCGAGCCCAAGATCCTGGAAGCCAAGAACCCGATGACTTTCATGCTGCCGCCGCGCTACGACAACTACCTGCAGCCGTTCGTGAGCACCCAGATGAAGGCCTTTGGCAAGAAGCTGGGCATGGTCGGCACCACCAGTGCCTACGGCAAGCAGTGGGCCGAGGCCGTGACCGGCGAGTGGAAGAAGCAGGGCGGCACGGTCGGCAGCAACAACGGTGTGGACTACGGCACCACCGTGGACTACAGCAGCGCCGTTACCAAGGCGCTGGCCGAGAAGCCCGACGTGCTGTTTGTGGGCGGGCCCAGCCAGCCTACCGCGCTGGTGATCAAGGCAGCCCGCGAGCAGGGCTTCAAGGGCGGCTTCATCGTGATGGACCAAGCCAAGTTCGAGCAGATGGATCAGGTCGTGCCCATCTCCTACCTCGACGGCTCGGTGGGCGTGCTGCCCACCAAGGAATTCGCCGGGACTCAGGTCTTCGTTAACCAGTACCAGCGTGCCTACAAGAAGATTCCCACCAGTGAGGCGGCCCTGAACTACATGGGCATCAACGTGCTCGCCAAGGCCATGGAACTCGCCGGCACCACCGAGGATCCGGTCAAGATCCGCGCCAAGCTGGACGCCGCCGCCAAGGCGCTGCCCCAGAGCAAGACCATCTACAAGATGAAAGGCGTTTCGGAAGGTGGCCACGCCGACGCCGAGTTCATCATCGCCAGCGTCAAGAACGGCAAGTACACCAAACTGCGCGTCGACAAGGTTTACAAGTAA